The following are encoded together in the Rhinopithecus roxellana isolate Shanxi Qingling chromosome 5, ASM756505v1, whole genome shotgun sequence genome:
- the LOC115897633 gene encoding cytochrome b-c1 complex subunit 10 — translation MVTRFLGPRYGQLVKNWIPTVYTWGAVGTVGLVWATDWRLILDWVPYINGKFKKDD, via the coding sequence ATGGTGACCCGGTTCCTGGGCCCGCGCTACGGGCAGCTGGTCAAGAACTGGATCCCGACGGTCTACACGTGGGGCGCCGTGGGCACCGTGGGGCTGGTGTGGGCCACCGATTGGCGGCTGATCCTGGACTGGGTACCTTACATCAATGGCAAGTTTAAGAAGGATGATTAA